A genomic segment from Dasypus novemcinctus isolate mDasNov1 chromosome X, mDasNov1.1.hap2, whole genome shotgun sequence encodes:
- the RAB33A gene encoding ras-related protein Rab-33A: MAQPILGHGSLQPASAAGLASLELDSSLDQYVQIRIFKIIVIGDSNVGKTCLTFRFCGGTFPDKTEATIGVDFREKTVEIEGEKIKVQVWDTAGQERFRKSMVEHYYRNVHAVVFVYDVTKMTSFTNLKMWIQECNGHAVPPLVPKVLVGNKCDLREQIQVPSNLALKFADAHNMLLFETSAKDPKESQNVESIFMCLACRLKAQKSLLYRDAERQQGKVQKLEFPQETNSKTSCPC; encoded by the exons ATGGCGCAGCCCATCCTGGGCCATGGGAGCCTGCAGCCCGCCTCGGCGGCTGGCCTGGCATCCCTGGAGCTCGACTCGTCGCTGGACCAGTACGTGCAGATTCGCATCTTCAAAATCATCGTGATTGGGGACTCCAACGTGGGCAAGACCTGCCTGACCTTCCGCTTCTGCGGGGGCACCTTTCCGGACAAAACTGAAGCCACCATCGGCGTGGACTTCAGGGAAAAGACCGTGGAAATCGAGGGCGAGAAGATCAAG GTTCAGGTGTGGGACACAGCAGGTCAGGAGCGCTTCCGCAAGAGCATGGTGGAACACTACTACCGCAATGTGCACGCAGTGGTCTTTGTCTATGACGTCACCAAGATGACATCCTTCACCAACCTCAAAATGTGGATCCAAGAATGCAATGGGCATGCTGTACCCCCACTAGTCCCGAAAGTGCTAGTGGGCAACAAGTGTGACTTGAGGGAACAGATTCAGGTACCCTCTAACTTAGCCCTGAAATTTGCCGATGCCCACAACATGCTCTTGTTTGAGACATCAGCCAAGGACCCCAAAGAGAGCCAGAACGTGGAGTCAATTTTCATGTGCCTGGCTTGCCGATTGAAGGCCCAGAAATCCCTGCTGTATCGTGATGCTGAGAGGCAGCAGGGGAAGGTGCAGAAACTGGAGTTCCCACAGGAAACCAACAGTAAAACTTCCTGTCCCTGTTGA